The window TTCCAGCCCGATCATTCGTCGCGCCGCCGAAGGACTCGTGCTCAACATCGGCCACGGCATGCTCGGCTGGACGCTGGCGATGGGCAGCGGCGAACGCGCGGCGCAAATCGTGGTGGAACGCTGATGCAGCAGACTGCATCGCGCGGCAATTCCATGCTCGCACTGTCGGTGTTCGCGCTGGCCTGCCTGCTGCAACTGCCGCTGGCGTTGAATCCCGGCTACTACAGCCACGACGAATTGCAGTGGGCGGTGTACGCCGCAGATCGCGTGCAGGTGCCGTGGCTGGATGCGTCGGCATTCCAGTATCGGCCGCTGACCTTCAACCTGTGGATGCTGCTGTCGCGCGCGCTGTTCGACACGCCGATGCTGTTCCACGCGGTACTGGTCGCCGCGGGCGCGTTGAATGCGACGCTGCTGTTCGCGGTGGGTCGCGGCTTCGGCATGCAGCCGCGCCATGCCGCCGTCGGCGCGCTGGCCTTCGTGCTGTCGCCGTATGCGGTGTACACGCACGGCTGGGTGGGTTGCATCGCGGATGTGTTGTGGGTCGGATCTGCACTGCTGCTCGCGTTGGGCGTGCAACGAATGCAGCGCGCCTTGCCTGCCGCTTTGGCCGGTGCACTGTTCACTGCGACCGCCTTGCTTGCGAAGGAAGCCGCGTTCGCGATGCCGCCGTTGCTTGCTGTGACATGGTGGTTCGATGGTCGCAAGCCGAAATGGCTGTTCGCGATGTTCGCTTCCGGCGCAGTCGCCGCGCTGTATCTCGGCCTGCGCATCGACGTGCTGCTGCATGCGCCGCGCGAAGGTGCGCAGTACACGCTGTCGTTGACGCATGTGCCGCTGCGCTGGCTGGAGTACCAGCTGTTCGCGCCGATCGTGCCGTTGCAGGAAGCCATCACTACCCTGCAACGTCCGCTTCCCGCGCTGGTGGCGGGCATATTCTGGCTGGGCCTGTTCGCCGCGCTGTGGCAGGCGGGCCGTCGCTTCGCCGCGTTGCTTTTGCTGGGCGGCATCGCCGCACTGCTGCCGGTGTTGCCGCTGGCCAGTGCGTGGAATCATTACGCCTGTGGCTTCGCCGCGATCGCCGCGATGACCGTCGCCGCGGCATGGCCACGTGCTACTCGCAACGGGCGCATCGCCATCGGCATGTTCGCCGTGCTCACGTTGCTGCATGGCGGCGCGGTGATGTGGCGCATGCACCAGGTGGGCCGGATCCAGTCGGTGTTCTCGCCGGCGCTTGCCGAAGCGGTGCGCACGCAGTCCGGGGCGATGCCGGTCGTGCTGCGCATCGGCCCCGGCATCAAACCGTGGATCGTGCAGCGCCTGACCCACGACATCCCGCGCTACGACGGCATCGTGATCGGCGACCGCGTGCGTCTGGCTGGCGATGGCGAGGCCGCGGATTACATCGTGCAACCCGATGGCCGCCTGCAGGCGCTGCGCTAGCGCGACACGTTCCGCCGATTGCCGCGAGCGCGCTCAGATATCGACGACGGTTTCCGAATCCATGATCTGTTCCAGGCGGATGCGGTTGGCGAACAGCGAGAACGCCAGCATCCCGGCCAGGCCGTTCGCGCGCGCCACCCACTCCGGCAACCAGCGCGGCGGCAGCAGGTCGCCGCTGTCGAACAGGGGCTCGAAGCGCTGCACGTCGGCCAGGGTCATCTTGCCGGCGAACAGCATCCGGCACAGGCGCAACTTGCGGTGCTTCAGCGCCCAGCGGAAGAAGGTGTGCACGCCGATCAGACCACGCAGGTACACCGTGTCCTTGGTGAACGCGCTGCCGCCGGTGGTCGGCACGCCGCGGAACACCCGCTGCGCCGAGGTAAAGCTCTCCACCCGATCCTGCCCCGCCTCCTCGAAGTAGCGGAACACCTGCAGGAAGTCGGCACCTTCCAGCGCCATCGCCACCGCTTCGATGCGCAGGCTCACCCGCTTCATCCGCTCGATGTCGATGCTGCCGGTGATCTGCTCGGCGAACACCGCCAGTCCTTCCTGCGTCGCGGTGGTGCGCGGCGAGGACAGCGCCATGCTGGGCAGCACGGTCTGCTGCTGGCCATTCAACGCGGTCAGCGAATGCACGAAGGCCTCGTGCTGCAGCAACTGGTGGCGGTCGTAGTCGGAGAACGCCGCACCGGCGCGCAGGCGGATCCGGTTCGGGCCGGCCGCGGCCTTGGCGATGAGGTCGGGATCGAGCTCGACGACGATCACTCGCGCATCGAAGTAGTCGTCCAGCGCCGCCTGCAACTGCATCGCCAGCGAGGTCGCCGAGATCGCCACCTGTTCCGATGGCGCCAGCAATTCCAGGTCGAGTTCGTTGGCGATGGCGATGAAATGATTGGCCGCTTCGCGCGTGGTCGCGCCGCCCGGCAGGGTGTGTTCCGGCTTGCCGAACAAGGCCACAGACAATTCGGTGACGCGCGGGGTGCCGAGATTCTCGAGCAGTTCCGCGGCCAGCCCCCAGCTATGCGCGGACTCGATCAGGTAGATACCCAGCGGATGCGCGGGATCTGCGGCAGCGGCGATCGCGTCGAACTCGCGGCGCGCCTCGCCGAAATCGTGCTTCGGATACTGGAATGCCGGCAATGTCGCCGTGCCGCGCGCCTCGGCGGCAAGAAACGTCTGCTGCTCGCTGGCCGGCCAGCTCACCAGGCTGAGCAGGCGGATCGCACGCGCCGCGCGCGCCATTCGCGCGTCGAGCATCGCGTGGTGGGCGATGTCCGGGCGCAGCGGTCCAGTGGTGGAATCAGCCGTCATGCTCGTTGTTGATTCGCCGGCTTTGCGGCTTGCCCTGCGGGCGCGGGCCGGACTTCTGCGCCAGACGCACGGCCAACGTGTTCGCGGCACCGGCGACTTCGCCGCTGAGCTTGAGGAAGTTGGCGACGCGCTGCGCATCCACTTCGCCCGACTCGATCGCCGCACGCACCGCGCAGCCGGGCTCTCTCAGATGCTTGCAGTCGTTGAACTTGCACTGCGCGGCCAGCGCTTCGATGTCGGCGAAACTTTCGGCGACGACTTCCTCGCCGGTCGGCTTGAGTTCGCGCATGCCCGGCGTGTCGATCATGCAGGTGCCCGACGGCAACGCGATCAGCGCGCGATGGGTGGTGGTATGGCGGCCACGATCATCGCTTTCGCGCACCGCACCGGTCTTCATCCGTTCGCTGCCGAGCAAGGTGTTGGTCAGCGTCGACTTGCCCGCGCCGGAACTCCCCACCAGCACGATGCTCTGGCCTTCGCCCAGCCAGGGCGCAAGTGCACTCGCGCTGTCGCGATCCTTGGCATTCAACGCCAGCACCGGCGTGCCGAAAGCGCGCAGTTCGTGCAACGCGGCCTCGACATCGGCACTGTCCTTGTCGGCCTTGGTCAGCACGATCACCGGTTGCACGCCGCTGCCGCCCACCAGCATCAGATAGCGTTCGATCCGACGCGGATTGAAATCCGCATCCAGCCCGCAGACCACGAACACGGTATCGATGTTGGCGGCAATGACCTGCTGCTTGTAGTGCTCGCCGGCCGCGCCTCGCTTGATCGCGGAGAACCGCGGCAGCAGTGCGACGATGCGCAAGGCGTTCGGTGCTTCGCCTTCGACCAGCACCCAGTCGCCGACCGCGGGCCGCGATTCGGGATTGATCTCGCCCTTGCGATAACTGCCGGCGCGTTGCCATTCCGGCAGCGACTCCGCGCGATGCGCGACATCGATCGCCTCGGACACCGCATACCCGCTGCGATGCTGCTCGGTGATCCGCGCGGGGCGCGCATCGGGATGGGCCGCCATCAACGCGGCCCAGGCCGGATCGAGGGTCGGCGGCGTCCAGCGCCAGCCGATGGCCTGCAGGGGGTTCATGCGCTTGGGGATGCGGTCATGCCGGGATTCTAACCATCGTCGCTAGTGGCGTCGGGCGGTGCGGGCAGGATTCGCCGCTCTTTCCAGTCGTCCAAGACTGAAGTCGCGGCCGCGCGCCATCCATGGCGCGCTCGAACCCTGCCCCACCGCCCAACGCCACTGTCATGCAACGGCGAGACCGTCGGGGTAAGCGGGGAATTCGAGCGGCGCAGCCCGCGAGCCCGCGAACGCACGTAGGCATGCAAGCCGACGGGCCGGGGCGAAGCGGCATTCGAGCCGCCGAGCGAACCCCCGGCGGTAGGTGCCGGCGCTGCGGGGAACCCCTGTTTCCGCTAGGCTTGCAGCCTTGTTTTCCAGCCCTCAGCCGCGATGTCGTCGTTCAACCCCCGCCACAAGATCGCCACCCGCACCCGCCTCAGCGAAGTCCGCTACGAGATCCGTGGGGAGCTCGCTCGCCGCGCACGCGAGCTGGAGGGCCAGGGCCGCAGCCTGATCAAGCTCAACATCGGCAATCCCGGTGCGTTCGGGTTCCGTGCGCCGGACCACCTGCAGCGCGCGATCGCCGACCACATCGCCAACACCGATCCCTACACCCACCAGCAGGGCCTGCCGGAGGCGCGCGAGGCCATCGCCGCCTTCCACAAGGCCCGCGGCACGCCGAATGCGTCGCCGGAGCGCGTGTTCGTGGGCAACGGCGTCAGCGAGTTGATCGACATCTCCCTGCGCGCCCTGCTCAACCCTGGCGAAGAAGTGCTGCTGCCGTCGCCGGATTACCCACTGTGGAGCGCGGCCACCATCCTCAACGATGGCCGCCCGGTCTATTACCGCTGCGATGAAGCCAACGGGTTCCTGCCCGATCCCGAGCAGATGGAAGCGCTGGTGTCCTCGCGGACCCGCGCCATCGTGCTGATCAACCCGAACAACCCGACCGGTGCGAACTATCCGCGCGCGTTGCTGGAGCGGATCGTCGCGATCGCCCAGAAGCATCGCCTGCTGCTGCTGGTCGACGAGATCTACGACGGCATCCTCTACGACGATCACGTGTTCCAGCCGGTCGCACCACTTGCCGGCGACCTGCCCTGCATGACCTTCAGCGGGCTGTCCAAGGTGCATCGCGCCTGCGGCTGGCGGGTGGGCTGGGCGGTGCTGAGTGGGGACCCGATGGCCTGCGGCGATTTCCACCACGCGATGGACCTGCTCGGCGCGCTGCGCCTGTGCGCCAACGTGCCGGGGCAGTTCGCGATCGAGCAGGCCCTGCATGGCACCGACACCATCACTCCGCTGTGCCAACCCGGCGGACGCCTGTATGAAACCCGCCGCGCGCTGATCGAAAGTTGCGCTGCCAGTCCGCATCTGTCGCTGGTCGCGCCGGCCGGCGCGCTCTACGGTTTCCCGGCGGTGGTGGGTGATGCCGCCCGCGGCTTCGACGACCATGCGTTCGCGCTGGAAATGCTGGAAACCGAGGACGTGCTGCTGGTGCCGGGCTCCAGCTTCAACGTCCCCTACCGCAATCATTTCCGCGTCACCCTGCTGCCGGAAGCCTCGGTGCTGCGCGAGGTGTTCTCGCGCATCGACCGCGTGCTGGAACGGCGGGCGGTGACGGCGACCGGGCAGCGCAGCGCGGTGGCGTGACCCAGCTCACCTACCTCGCCCTCGGCGACAGCTACACCATCGGCGAGGGCGTCGATGATGCCGGCCGCTGGCCCGTGCAACTCGCTGCCGGGTTGCGCGCATCCGGCATCGCCATCGACGATCCACGCATCATCGCCACCACCGGCTGGACCACCGACGAACTCTCGGCAGCGATGGATGCCGCAGAACCGCTCGGCGAATGGGAGTTCGTCTCCCTGCTGATCGGCGTCAACAACCAGTACCGCGGGCGCTCGGTGGACGACTACCTGGGCGAGTTCACCCGCCTGCTGCAACGCGCGATCGCGCTGGCCGGCGACCGTGCCGGCCGCGTGCTGGTGCTGTCGATCCCGGATTGGGGCGTGACCCCGTTCGCGTTTGCGGGCGGGCACGATGCCCAGGCGGTCGCCGATGACCTGGATGCCTACAACGCCGCTGCCCGCGAAGCCTGCGATGCACATGGCGTGGCCTTCGTCGATATCACCACGATCAGTCGCGATGATGGCGGATCCGTGGCGATGCTCGCCGATGACGGCCTGCATCCATCGGCAGCGCAATACGCGCGTTGGGCGGATGCAGCGTTGCCGATGGCGATCAGGCTGCTGGGTGGAGATGGGGCGTAAAATCCCGGTTCCCGCATTCGGAACACCTCCATGTCCCTCGACCCCGCCGTCCGCGCCCGCATCGATTCGCTGCTGGCCGCCAATTCAGTCGTGTTGTTCATGAAGGGCAATCCGAACGCGCCGCAATGCGGCTTCTCGTCCAAAGCCGTAGGTGCACTGGACGCGACGGGGGTCGAGTACGCGCACATCGACGTGCTGTCCGACCCCGAGATCCGCGAAGGCATCAAGGCCTACGGCGACTGGCCCACCATCCCGCAGCTGTACATCGGCGGCGAACTGGTCGGCGGTTCCGACATCATCCTGCAGATGGCCGGCAGCGGCGAACTGCATGCCGCGCTCGGCGTGCCTGCGCCGGATCGCACGCCGCCGACGATCACCATCACGCCCGCGGCCGCGGATCTGCTGCGCAAGGCGATCGACGATGCCGGCGACGGTTACGCGCTGCAGATCGACATCGACAAAGGCTTCAACGCGCGCCTGCAACTGGCGCCGCACGACGATGCCGCCATCGCCAGCGAATCCGCCGGCATCCGTGCGCAGTTCGACCTGGTCAGCGCGCAGCGCGCGCGCGGCCTGGTCATCGACTGGGCCGACGACGAACGCGGCAAGGGCCTGGTGATCGACAACCCCAACGCGCCGCCGAAGGTGCGCAACCTCACGCCCGCGCAGGCCGGCGAACAGGCGCAGGCCGGCACGCTGACCATCGTCGACGTGCGCCCCGCGGAAGAACGCGCACTGGCGTCCATCACTCTCCCCTACGCGACATTCGATGACGGCCCGGACGAGATCGAGGGCTGGCCGAAGGACACCCCACTCGCCTTCCTCTGCCACCACGGCGGGCGCAGTGGGCAAGCCGCTGAGCACTTCCGTGCGCTCGGCTTCACCAAGGTGCACAACGTCAGCGGCGGCATCGAGGCCTGGGCGCAGCTGGATCCGGCAATTCCGCACTACTGATCCCGGTGAGGGCGGGCCTCGGTCCGCCCTGGCTCAGAACCCGCCGCCCGCCTCCAGCCACGCCTGCTCCTCTGGCGTGTTCGTTCGACCGAGCGCGGCATTGCGATGCGGGAAGCGCCCGAAACGAACGATCACGTCGCGGTGCGCGTTCGCGTAGCCGAGCAGATCGGTGTTGCCGAGCGCGGTGAATAGCTCAACGGCGCGATCCTGGTCGGCGATCGCTTCGGAATGCTCGAACGGCATGTAGAAAAAGAAACGCAGGCCTGCGTCGATCTTCGCGTCGTGTCCCGCGTCGATCGCACGACTGGCGACATGCAACGCCAGCGAATCGGTGGCGAAGGCATGCCCGCTGTTGCGGAACACGTTGCGCGGAATCTGGTCGAGCAGCAGGACCAGCGCCAGCGCGGCGTCGGCATCGTCCATCCAGTCGTCGAACTCGCGGCGGGCGGCGGCGAAGTGCGCGTCCAGCCAGCGGGTGCGGCACTCGGCGTCGAAGGCCTCGCCGCCGCGGAACCACTTGGCCATCCCGGCATCGCGCCAGAAGTCGACCAGTTCCGTTGCGATGGCGCGGCTCACTCGTCGAACCTCAAATGCCGCACGGATTTGCCGTGGCGGCGGATCAAGCGCAGCGCCTCGATGCCGACCTTGATGTGGTTCTGCACGTATTCGGCGGAGACCTTGGCGTCGCTGGCTTCGGTCTTGACGCCTTCCGGGATCATCGGCTGGTCGCTGACCAGCAGCAGCGCGCCACAGGGAATGCGGTTCGCGAAGCCGGCGGCGAAGACAGTGGCGGTCTCCATGTCGATGGCCATGCAGCGCATCGCCCGCAACTTTGCCTTGAACTCGGCGTCGTGTTCCCAGACCCGGCGGTTGGTGGTGTAGACAGTGCCGGTCCAGTAGTCCAGTTCCATGTCGCGGATCATCGTCGACACCGCGCGTTGCAGGGCGAAGGCCGGCAGTGCAGGCACCTGCGGCGGCAGGTAGTCGTTGCTGGTGCCCTCGCCGCGGATCGCCGCGATCGGCAGCACCAGGTCGCCGAGCTGGTTCTTGCGCTTGAGGCCACCGCACTTGCCGAGGAACAGCACCGCCTTCGGTTCGATCGCGGACAGCAGGTCCATCATCGTGGCGGCATTCGGACTGCCCATGCCGAAATTGATCATGGTGATGCCATCCGCGGTGGCGCTGGGCATCGGCCGGTCCATGCCGACCACCGGCGCGCCGGTCATCTCGGAGAAATGGCCGAGGTAACCCCCGAAATTGGTCAGCAGGATGTGCTCGCCGAAGCCGTCCAGCGGGACGCCCGTGTAGCGCGGCAGCCAGTTGTCGACGATGTCCTGCTTGCTCTTCATGCGTGCTCCTTCTCGTTGTTATTCCGGGGATATTCCCACGTCACCATGACCTCGGTCATGTGGCGCGGTGCCGCCGGCCGGGTTACGGTTCGGTATGGCGCACCATGCGCCGGGGACCCATGATGAAAAAGACGACCGCCGCGCTCGCCGTGGTGTTGCTGGCCGGCTGTGCCAGCACGCCCGTCTCGAAGCCGAATGGCGATGCCAAGCCTGATCTCGGTTTCGCCGCCGATCCCTACCCCGGCACCTACAAGCGGGTGATGGGCCCGGCGGTCCTGCTGCAGCACGCCACCGTGCTCACCGGAACCGGCACGCGACTGGACGATGCAGACGTGCTGATGCGCGACGGCAGGATCGTCGCCGTCGGCACCGACGTGGAGGCGCCGGCCGACGCCGTGCGCGTGGACGCTACCGGCAAGTGGGTGACGCCAGGCGTCATCGACATCCATTCGCACCTGGGCGTGTATCCCAGCCCGGGCATGAGCGCGCACAGCGACGGCAACGAAGCGACCTCGCCGGTTACCGCGCAGGTATGGGCGGAGCATTCGATCTGGCCCCAGGACCCGGGCTTCCATACCGCGCTCGCGGGCGGCGTGACCAGCCTGCAGATCCTGCCGGGCAGCGCCAACCTGATCGGCGGGCGCGGAGTCACGGTGAAGAACGTGTCCTCGGTGACCTACCAGGGCATGAAATTCCCGGGTGCACCCTGGGGCCTGAAGATGGCCTGTGGCGAGAACCCCAAGCGCGTGTACGGCGGCAAGGGCGGCCCGTCGACGCGGATGGGCAACATCGCCGGTTACCGGGCAGCGTTCGCCGATGCCGCCGACTACATGAAGAAGCGCCGGGACGCCGCCGGCAAGCCTGACGGCGCGGGTAAGCGTGACCTCAAGCTGGATACGCTGGCCGGCGCGATCAACGGCGACATCCGCGTCAACATCCACTGCTACCGCGCGGACGAGATGGCGATCATGCTCGACCTGGCCAAGGAGTTCGGCTTCAAGATCGCCGCGTTCCACCATGCCGTGGAGGCCTACAAACTGGCCGACCGCTTGGCCGCCGAGGGCGTCTGCGGCGCGCTGTGGGCCGACTGGTGGGGCTTCAAGATGGAAAGCTTCGACGGCATCCAGGAAAACATCCTGCTGGTCGACCGCGCGAAGGACGGCTGCGCGATCGTGCATTCGGATTCCGAGGAAGGCATCCAGCGGCTCAACCAGGAAGCGGCGAAGGTGATGGCGAATGCCGGCCGGGTCGGCATCGCGATCAGCCCCGAGCACGCGATCCAGTGGATCACCCGCAACCCGGCCAAGGCGATGGGCATCCTCGACCAGACCGGCACGCTGGAGGCCGGCAAGATGGCCGACGTGGTGCTGTGGAACGGCAATCCCTTCAGCAGCTATGCGCAGGCCGAACAGGTGTACGTGGACGGCGCGCGGATGTACGACCGCCGCGATCGCACGCGGCAACCGACATCGGATTTCCTGCTCGGACAGGACGTGATGCGTGGGGGTGTGCGATGAGCGCCTTCGTTCTTGCTCGTCACTCCTGCGAAGGCAGGAGTCCAGTGTCTTTTGCGAAAAAGCAAAGTCGCTGGGTCCCTGCCTTCGCAGGGACGACGGCTGCACTCCTCATGCTGTTCACCGGCCTCGCCTCTGCACAGGACCTGCTGATCCGCAATGCCACCGTGCATACCGCCACCGCGCAAGGCACGCTGCAGGCGAGCGACGTGCTGGTCCGCAACGGTCGCATCGCCGCGATCGGCAGCGGGCTGGCCGCGGGCAATGCCAATGTGGTCGATGCGCAGGGCCAGCCGCTGACGCCGGCGCTGTTCGGCGGCATCACCGACATCGGCGTCGAGGAAGTCTCCGGCGAATCGTCCACGGTCGATGCCACCCTCGCACTGGGCAATGGCGCCAGCGACATGCAGGTGCGCCCCGAGTTCGATGTGACCCTGGCCTAC of the Thermomonas carbonis genome contains:
- a CDS encoding flavohemoglobin expression-modulating QEGLA motif protein: MTADSTTGPLRPDIAHHAMLDARMARAARAIRLLSLVSWPASEQQTFLAAEARGTATLPAFQYPKHDFGEARREFDAIAAAADPAHPLGIYLIESAHSWGLAAELLENLGTPRVTELSVALFGKPEHTLPGGATTREAANHFIAIANELDLELLAPSEQVAISATSLAMQLQAALDDYFDARVIVVELDPDLIAKAAAGPNRIRLRAGAAFSDYDRHQLLQHEAFVHSLTALNGQQQTVLPSMALSSPRTTATQEGLAVFAEQITGSIDIERMKRVSLRIEAVAMALEGADFLQVFRYFEEAGQDRVESFTSAQRVFRGVPTTGGSAFTKDTVYLRGLIGVHTFFRWALKHRKLRLCRMLFAGKMTLADVQRFEPLFDSGDLLPPRWLPEWVARANGLAGMLAFSLFANRIRLEQIMDSETVVDI
- the rsgA gene encoding ribosome small subunit-dependent GTPase A — its product is MNPLQAIGWRWTPPTLDPAWAALMAAHPDARPARITEQHRSGYAVSEAIDVAHRAESLPEWQRAGSYRKGEINPESRPAVGDWVLVEGEAPNALRIVALLPRFSAIKRGAAGEHYKQQVIAANIDTVFVVCGLDADFNPRRIERYLMLVGGSGVQPVIVLTKADKDSADVEAALHELRAFGTPVLALNAKDRDSASALAPWLGEGQSIVLVGSSGAGKSTLTNTLLGSERMKTGAVRESDDRGRHTTTHRALIALPSGTCMIDTPGMRELKPTGEEVVAESFADIEALAAQCKFNDCKHLREPGCAVRAAIESGEVDAQRVANFLKLSGEVAGAANTLAVRLAQKSGPRPQGKPQSRRINNEHDG
- a CDS encoding pyridoxal phosphate-dependent aminotransferase, whose product is MSSFNPRHKIATRTRLSEVRYEIRGELARRARELEGQGRSLIKLNIGNPGAFGFRAPDHLQRAIADHIANTDPYTHQQGLPEAREAIAAFHKARGTPNASPERVFVGNGVSELIDISLRALLNPGEEVLLPSPDYPLWSAATILNDGRPVYYRCDEANGFLPDPEQMEALVSSRTRAIVLINPNNPTGANYPRALLERIVAIAQKHRLLLLVDEIYDGILYDDHVFQPVAPLAGDLPCMTFSGLSKVHRACGWRVGWAVLSGDPMACGDFHHAMDLLGALRLCANVPGQFAIEQALHGTDTITPLCQPGGRLYETRRALIESCAASPHLSLVAPAGALYGFPAVVGDAARGFDDHAFALEMLETEDVLLVPGSSFNVPYRNHFRVTLLPEASVLREVFSRIDRVLERRAVTATGQRSAVA
- a CDS encoding SGNH/GDSL hydrolase family protein, giving the protein MTQLTYLALGDSYTIGEGVDDAGRWPVQLAAGLRASGIAIDDPRIIATTGWTTDELSAAMDAAEPLGEWEFVSLLIGVNNQYRGRSVDDYLGEFTRLLQRAIALAGDRAGRVLVLSIPDWGVTPFAFAGGHDAQAVADDLDAYNAAAREACDAHGVAFVDITTISRDDGGSVAMLADDGLHPSAAQYARWADAALPMAIRLLGGDGA
- the grxD gene encoding Grx4 family monothiol glutaredoxin: MSLDPAVRARIDSLLAANSVVLFMKGNPNAPQCGFSSKAVGALDATGVEYAHIDVLSDPEIREGIKAYGDWPTIPQLYIGGELVGGSDIILQMAGSGELHAALGVPAPDRTPPTITITPAAADLLRKAIDDAGDGYALQIDIDKGFNARLQLAPHDDAAIASESAGIRAQFDLVSAQRARGLVIDWADDERGKGLVIDNPNAPPKVRNLTPAQAGEQAQAGTLTIVDVRPAEERALASITLPYATFDDGPDEIEGWPKDTPLAFLCHHGGRSGQAAEHFRALGFTKVHNVSGGIEAWAQLDPAIPHY
- a CDS encoding DUF924 family protein, which gives rise to MAKWFRGGEAFDAECRTRWLDAHFAAARREFDDWMDDADAALALVLLLDQIPRNVFRNSGHAFATDSLALHVASRAIDAGHDAKIDAGLRFFFYMPFEHSEAIADQDRAVELFTALGNTDLLGYANAHRDVIVRFGRFPHRNAALGRTNTPEEQAWLEAGGGF
- a CDS encoding AMP nucleosidase produces the protein MKSKQDIVDNWLPRYTGVPLDGFGEHILLTNFGGYLGHFSEMTGAPVVGMDRPMPSATADGITMINFGMGSPNAATMMDLLSAIEPKAVLFLGKCGGLKRKNQLGDLVLPIAAIRGEGTSNDYLPPQVPALPAFALQRAVSTMIRDMELDYWTGTVYTTNRRVWEHDAEFKAKLRAMRCMAIDMETATVFAAGFANRIPCGALLLVSDQPMIPEGVKTEASDAKVSAEYVQNHIKVGIEALRLIRRHGKSVRHLRFDE